The window GAGAACGGGCTGGCGACTGCCACGACCGCAGGATCGTGGCGGTTTCCTCCATCATGTGGGCCAAAGAACGCCGAACGAGGTGGAGGCCCTCATGCATGAGGAGTTCTGGCGGACGGTTCGGCATGCAATCGGGACCACACCTCGGACCGTCCGGTTCATCGCCATACTGCTGGCGTTGGGAGCATTTCCCTATGCCTTCTCGCTGGGCTGGCCCTGGTCATGACCCGATCCGTAACTGTGCCGTCTGGCACGTGCGGTCCGGTCCTGCACGAGCATCGAGTTTCAAGTCGGCCTCTGGTGGGGGCCGTCCTCCAGCCCGCGTATAGATCGACTTGGGGCTTGGGTGGCATCCGTCCCCCTCACCACGCGGTGCACTTCCATGGTCCCACGCAAGCACCCGGGTGGTGTCCAAACTCGGTTCTGGCACAGATCTTGGGGAACGGTCGCAGAGCGTCACCTTGGTGTTCGATTGCGAGGGGGCGGGTCGCGTGAGCCCGCGTACGCCTACCCGCCCGGCAGCCGAAAATGACACTCCATCAAATCCTTGGTCGTCCCTGTCTCGGCCGGTCCTAGACGGTGATCGTGCTGGTCATGCAGACCGATGCACCGTTCTGGGGCTCGTTGGTGTTCGCCGGGATCGACGAGGTGGATGTCGAGGCGGTGACGGCCGCGTTCGGCACGGTCGAGGTGGTGGCGAGAGGCCGCGCGGCCGGCTCTGCATGTCCGGACTGCGGCCGGTTCTCGGTCCGAGTCCACGACCGCTACCAGCGCAGGCTGAAGGACCTTCCACTCGCTGAGCAGGGCTTTGTGATCCGGCTGACGGTCCGGCGCTTCATCTGCGGGTCGGCGGGCTGCCCGCGCCGGACGTTCGCCGAGCCGTTCTCCCGGCTGGCCGCCCCGCACGCACGGTTCACCACTCGGCTCAACCACGCCCTGGAGCGAGTGGGGCTCGCGCTGGCCGGGCGGGCCGGAGCTCGTCTGGCTGCCCAGTTGGGTTTCGGCGCGGGACGGATGACCTTGTTACGCAGGGTCATGGCACTGTCCGATCCACGGGTCGGCACGCCGCGTGTGCTGGGCGTGGACGACTTCGCGATCCGTCGCGGCCAGACCTACTCCACCGTCTTGACCAGCGTCGAAGACCATCGCGTGGTCGATGTGCTCCCGACCCGTGAAGCCGGGCCACTGGCCGCATGGCTGATCAGCCACCCCGGCGTGGAAATCATCTGCCGGGACCGGGCGGGCGCCTACGCCGAGGGCGCCCGGCGCGGTGCCCCCGACGCTCTGCAGGTCGCCGACCGGTTCCATCTGTGGCAGGGCCTCGGCCGAGCCGTGGAGACCTGCGTCGCCGCCCACCGCGACTGCCTGCGCAATCCGTCGCCCAGCGGCATGCTGCCGGAGGCCACCCGACCGGCTTCCGGTCGGCCGCAGGACGACTCGGAGCCCGTCGGCCGGCGGGCCGAGCGGAAGAAGGCCGCACACGCCCTGGTCCACGAGCTCCTTGCTCAAGGTCACTCACGCCGGGCGATCGCCCGGCACCTGGGCTGGGGCCTCAACACCGTGCTCCGATACGCGAACGCCGCACGCTGGCAGGACACCTTCCGCGAGAATCGGCCCCGGCCCAGCAGGCTGGATCCCTACAAGCCCTACCTGGAGCGCCGATTCGCAGCAGGATGCACCAGCGTCACCCACCTCCACAGGGAACTCGTTGCCGACAACGCGCCCGTCACCTACCAAATGGTCCGCACCCACATCGCCACCCTCCGCGGCTCCGGTGGCACCCCACCCCGGCCCCCGACGGTGCGCCAGGTGACCGGCTGGCTCACCCGACACCCCACCACGCTGAGCGCGGACGACCGCGCCGGCCTGAAGGACGTCCTGGCACGCTGCCCCGAACTGGACACGGCCGCCGGGCATGTTCGCGACTTCGGCGAGATACTCACGGGCCGCCTCGGCGCCATGCTCCCTGCCTGGATCGACGCAGTTGACGCCAGCCAACTACCCGGCCTCACCGGCTTCGCACTCCACCTGCTCCGGGACCGCGACGCCGTGACAGCCGGCCTCACCTTGGACTGGAGTTCCGGCAGCATCGAAGGCGCCGTGAACCGCATCAAGAAGATCAAGAGGCAGCTCTACGGGCGAGCCGGATTCGAACTCCTACGCAAAATGATCCTGCTTCAGTGACCCTCAGTCACGACTCCACAGGATCTCTACCGACGTCGGTCAGGCCATCTCGACAAATCGGTGGACGCGAAAGGACGTCAGGTGATCGGGTTGAACGCTTGCCGAGTCCACCCGGTAGCGCGGCCAGCGCCGAGTTCGAGAGCGGTGCTGTCCGTGAGTGTCCCTACCTCAGTGCCCGAAGTAGGCG of the Streptomyces sp. NBC_00287 genome contains:
- a CDS encoding ISL3 family transposase gives rise to the protein MQTDAPFWGSLVFAGIDEVDVEAVTAAFGTVEVVARGRAAGSACPDCGRFSVRVHDRYQRRLKDLPLAEQGFVIRLTVRRFICGSAGCPRRTFAEPFSRLAAPHARFTTRLNHALERVGLALAGRAGARLAAQLGFGAGRMTLLRRVMALSDPRVGTPRVLGVDDFAIRRGQTYSTVLTSVEDHRVVDVLPTREAGPLAAWLISHPGVEIICRDRAGAYAEGARRGAPDALQVADRFHLWQGLGRAVETCVAAHRDCLRNPSPSGMLPEATRPASGRPQDDSEPVGRRAERKKAAHALVHELLAQGHSRRAIARHLGWGLNTVLRYANAARWQDTFRENRPRPSRLDPYKPYLERRFAAGCTSVTHLHRELVADNAPVTYQMVRTHIATLRGSGGTPPRPPTVRQVTGWLTRHPTTLSADDRAGLKDVLARCPELDTAAGHVRDFGEILTGRLGAMLPAWIDAVDASQLPGLTGFALHLLRDRDAVTAGLTLDWSSGSIEGAVNRIKKIKRQLYGRAGFELLRKMILLQ